In Pseudomonas hamedanensis, a single window of DNA contains:
- the rplR gene encoding 50S ribosomal protein L18, with protein MTDKKVTRLRRARKARLKMHELEVVRLCVFRSSQHIYAQVISADGNKVLASASTLDKELRDGATGNIDAATKVGQLVATRAKAAGVSQVAFDRSGFKYHGRVKALADAAREAGLEF; from the coding sequence ATGACCGACAAAAAAGTTACTCGACTGCGTCGCGCTCGCAAAGCACGCCTGAAAATGCACGAACTCGAAGTCGTGCGTCTCTGCGTGTTCCGCTCGTCGCAGCACATCTACGCCCAGGTCATCTCGGCCGACGGCAACAAAGTCCTGGCAAGTGCCTCGACTTTGGATAAAGAACTGCGTGATGGTGCCACTGGCAACATCGACGCGGCCACAAAGGTTGGCCAGCTGGTCGCTACGCGTGCTAAGGCCGCTGGCGTCTCGCAAGTGGCTTTCGACCGCTCTGGCTTCAAGTACCACGGCCGCGTTAAAGCGCTGGCTGATGCTGCTCGTGAAGCTGGGCTGGAGTTCTAA
- the rpsE gene encoding 30S ribosomal protein S5, translating to MSNNDQKRDEGYIEKLVQVNRVAKTVKGGRIFTFTALTVVGDGKGRVGFGRGKSREVPAAIQKAMEAARRNMIQVDLNGTTLQYAMKSGHGASKVYMQPASEGTGIIAGGAMRAVLEVAGVQNVLAKCYGSTNPVNVVHATFKGLKAMQSPESIAAKRGLTVKEIF from the coding sequence ATGTCAAATAACGACCAAAAGCGCGACGAAGGCTACATCGAGAAGCTGGTTCAAGTTAACCGCGTAGCCAAAACCGTTAAAGGCGGCCGTATCTTCACTTTCACCGCGTTGACCGTGGTAGGTGATGGTAAAGGGCGTGTTGGCTTCGGCCGTGGCAAGTCACGTGAAGTGCCTGCTGCGATCCAGAAGGCAATGGAAGCTGCTCGCCGCAACATGATCCAAGTTGACCTGAACGGCACCACTCTGCAGTACGCAATGAAGTCCGGTCACGGCGCTTCGAAGGTGTACATGCAGCCTGCTTCTGAAGGTACCGGTATCATCGCTGGCGGCGCTATGCGTGCTGTCCTCGAAGTTGCTGGTGTGCAGAACGTTCTGGCCAAGTGCTATGGCTCGACTAACCCGGTAAACGTGGTTCACGCCACTTTCAAGGGTCTGAAGGCTATGCAATCTCCTGAGTCCATCGCTGCCAAGCGTGGTCTGACTGTCAAGGAGATCTTCTGA
- the rplE gene encoding 50S ribosomal protein L5, translated as MARLKEIYWKEIAPKLKEELKLSNVMEVPRVTKITLNMGLGEAVGDKKVIEHAVADLEKITGQKVVVTYARKSIAGFKVREGWPIGVKVTLRRERMYEFLDRLLSISLPRVRDFRGLNAKSFDGRGNYSMGVKEQIIFPEIDYDKIDALRGLDITLTTTAKNDDEGRALLRAFKFPFRN; from the coding sequence ATGGCACGACTAAAAGAGATTTACTGGAAGGAAATCGCACCGAAGCTTAAGGAAGAACTTAAGCTTTCGAACGTGATGGAAGTTCCACGCGTTACAAAAATCACCCTGAACATGGGTCTGGGCGAAGCAGTCGGTGACAAAAAAGTCATTGAGCATGCTGTTGCTGACCTGGAAAAGATCACCGGCCAGAAAGTCGTTGTGACCTACGCTCGTAAATCCATCGCTGGCTTCAAAGTCCGCGAGGGGTGGCCGATCGGCGTCAAGGTGACTCTGCGCCGTGAGCGTATGTACGAGTTCCTGGATCGTCTGCTGTCGATCTCCCTGCCTCGGGTTCGCGACTTCCGCGGCCTGAATGCCAAGTCCTTCGATGGTCGTGGCAACTACAGCATGGGCGTGAAAGAGCAGATCATTTTCCCGGAAATCGACTACGACAAGATCGATGCTCTCCGCGGTCTGGACATTACCCTGACCACCACTGCCAAGAACGATGATGAAGGCCGCGCTCTGCTGCGTGCTTTCAAATTCCCGTTCCGCAACTGA
- the rpsN gene encoding 30S ribosomal protein S14, whose translation MAKMSMKNRELKRQLTVAKYATKRAALKAIIVDLNASPEARWEATVALQKQPRDASASRMRNRCRLTGRPHGVYRKFGLGRNKLREAAMRGDVPGLVKASW comes from the coding sequence ATGGCTAAGATGAGCATGAAGAACCGTGAGCTGAAGCGTCAGCTCACTGTTGCCAAGTACGCCACCAAGCGTGCAGCGCTGAAAGCTATCATCGTCGATCTGAACGCAAGTCCAGAAGCGCGTTGGGAAGCTACCGTGGCTCTGCAGAAGCAACCACGTGACGCAAGCGCTTCGCGCATGCGTAACCGTTGCCGCCTGACTGGTCGTCCGCACGGCGTTTACCGCAAGTTCGGCCTCGGCCGTAACAAGCTGCGTGAAGCTGCAATGCGTGGTGACGTTCCAGGTCTGGTTAAAGCCAGCTGGTAA
- the rpsH gene encoding 30S ribosomal protein S8, with translation MSMQDPLADMLTRIRNAQMAEKSVVSMPSSTLKAAVAKVLKDEGYIADFQITTDAKPSLSISLKYFEGRPVIEEVKRVSRPGLRQYKSVEDLPKVRGGLGVSIVSTNKGVMTDRAARAAGVGGEVLCTVF, from the coding sequence ATGAGTATGCAGGACCCGTTAGCGGACATGCTAACTCGAATCCGTAATGCCCAGATGGCTGAAAAGTCTGTCGTAAGCATGCCGTCTTCCACGTTGAAGGCTGCTGTAGCAAAAGTCCTGAAGGACGAAGGTTACATCGCGGATTTTCAGATCACCACCGACGCCAAGCCGTCGTTGTCCATCTCGCTGAAGTACTTCGAAGGCCGTCCGGTTATCGAAGAAGTGAAGCGCGTTAGTCGTCCAGGCCTGCGTCAGTACAAGTCCGTTGAAGATCTGCCGAAAGTTCGTGGCGGTCTTGGCGTGTCTATCGTCTCCACCAACAAAGGTGTGATGACGGATCGTGCTGCGCGCGCTGCCGGTGTCGGCGGCGAAGTTCTTTGCACTGTGTTCTAA
- the rpmJ gene encoding 50S ribosomal protein L36: MKVRASVKKLCRNCKIIRREGVVRVICSAEPRHKQRQG; the protein is encoded by the coding sequence ATGAAAGTTCGTGCATCGGTGAAAAAGCTGTGCCGTAACTGCAAGATTATTCGCCGCGAAGGTGTTGTTCGAGTAATTTGCAGCGCGGAACCGCGTCACAAACAGCGCCAAGGCTGA
- the rplX gene encoding 50S ribosomal protein L24: protein MQKIRRDDEIIVIAGKDKGKRGKVLKVLANNRLVVGGLNLVKRHTKPNPMSGVQGGIVEKEAPLDASNVAIFNGETNKADRVGFKVEDGKKIRVFKSTQKAVDA, encoded by the coding sequence ATGCAAAAGATTCGTCGTGACGACGAGATCATCGTGATCGCCGGCAAAGACAAAGGTAAGCGCGGTAAGGTGCTCAAGGTTCTTGCTAATAACCGTCTGGTTGTTGGTGGTCTGAACCTGGTCAAGCGTCATACCAAGCCTAACCCGATGTCGGGCGTGCAAGGCGGTATCGTCGAAAAAGAAGCTCCACTGGACGCTTCTAACGTCGCCATTTTCAACGGCGAAACCAACAAGGCTGACCGCGTTGGTTTCAAAGTAGAAGATGGCAAGAAAATTCGTGTCTTCAAGTCGACCCAAAAAGCGGTTGATGCTTGA
- the rpsQ gene encoding 30S ribosomal protein S17 codes for MAEAEKTVRTLTGRVVSDKMDKTITVLIERRVKHPIYGKYVKRSTKLHAHDETNQCHIGDKVTIRETRPMAKTKSWALVDVLERAVEV; via the coding sequence ATGGCTGAAGCCGAAAAAACTGTCCGTACGCTGACTGGCCGTGTTGTCAGCGACAAGATGGACAAAACCATCACCGTATTGATCGAGCGTCGCGTAAAGCACCCGATCTACGGTAAATACGTTAAGCGTTCGACTAAGCTGCACGCGCACGACGAAACCAATCAGTGCCACATCGGCGACAAAGTCACTATTCGTGAAACTCGTCCTATGGCCAAGACCAAGTCTTGGGCGCTGGTTGATGTTCTCGAACGCGCTGTGGAAGTCTAA
- the rpmD gene encoding 50S ribosomal protein L30 has product MATVKVTLIKSMTGRIPNHKLCVKGLGLRRIGHTVEVQDTPENRGMINKAYYMLRVEG; this is encoded by the coding sequence ATGGCTACCGTTAAAGTAACGCTGATCAAAAGCATGACCGGCCGCATCCCTAACCACAAACTGTGCGTTAAGGGTCTGGGTCTGCGTCGCATCGGTCACACTGTAGAAGTCCAGGATACTCCCGAGAATCGCGGGATGATCAACAAGGCTTACTACATGCTGCGTGTCGAGGGTTAA
- the secY gene encoding preprotein translocase subunit SecY, with amino-acid sequence MAKQGALSALGKGGMSELWARLRFLFLAIIVYRIGAHIPVPGINPDRLADLFRQNEGTILSLFNMFSGGALERMSIFALGIMPYISASIIMQLMTAVSPQLEQLKKEGEAGRRKISQYTRYLTVALALVQAIGMSIGLAGQGVAFTGDFGFHFVAVTTFVAGAMFMMWLGEQITERGVGNGISMLIFSGIVAGLPRAIGQSFESARQGDINIFALVAIGLLAVAIIGFVVFIERGQRRIAVHYAKRQQGRKVFAAQTSHLPLKVNMAGVIPAIFASSILLFPASLGAWFGQSEGMGWLQDISQSIAPGQPLNILLFSAGIIFFCFFYTALMFNPKDVAENLKKSGAFIPGIRPGEQSARYIDGVLTRLTLFGALYMTAVCLLPQFLVVAANVPFYLGGTSLLIVVVVVMDFMSQVQSHLVSHQYESLMKKANLKGYGSGMLR; translated from the coding sequence ATGGCTAAGCAAGGTGCTCTCTCTGCGCTCGGCAAAGGCGGTATGTCTGAACTCTGGGCTCGTCTGCGTTTTCTGTTCCTGGCGATTATCGTCTACCGAATAGGCGCACACATCCCGGTTCCAGGTATCAACCCGGACCGTCTCGCGGACCTGTTTCGACAGAATGAGGGGACCATTCTTAGCTTGTTCAACATGTTTTCCGGCGGCGCGCTGGAGCGGATGAGTATCTTTGCACTGGGGATCATGCCGTATATTTCGGCATCGATCATCATGCAACTGATGACCGCCGTCAGCCCGCAGCTGGAGCAGTTGAAGAAGGAAGGTGAAGCTGGCCGTCGCAAGATCAGCCAGTACACCCGCTACCTCACCGTCGCTCTCGCTCTAGTCCAGGCCATTGGCATGTCCATTGGTCTGGCGGGGCAGGGCGTTGCGTTCACTGGTGACTTTGGCTTCCATTTCGTCGCGGTAACCACATTTGTGGCTGGTGCGATGTTCATGATGTGGCTGGGTGAGCAGATTACTGAGCGTGGTGTTGGCAACGGTATCTCGATGTTGATTTTTTCGGGTATCGTCGCCGGTCTTCCGAGAGCAATCGGGCAGTCTTTCGAGTCTGCGCGTCAGGGTGATATCAACATCTTCGCCTTGGTTGCCATCGGTTTGCTGGCAGTAGCGATTATCGGTTTCGTGGTGTTCATTGAGCGTGGTCAGCGTCGTATTGCTGTTCACTACGCCAAGCGTCAGCAGGGCCGTAAGGTCTTCGCTGCGCAGACTAGCCACTTGCCGCTGAAGGTGAACATGGCCGGTGTTATTCCGGCTATTTTCGCGAGCAGCATTTTGCTGTTCCCGGCTTCGTTGGGTGCCTGGTTCGGTCAGTCTGAAGGTATGGGCTGGTTGCAGGACATCTCGCAGTCGATCGCTCCTGGTCAGCCGTTGAATATTCTGCTGTTTAGTGCAGGGATTATTTTCTTCTGCTTCTTCTATACGGCGTTGATGTTCAATCCGAAAGACGTAGCGGAAAACCTGAAGAAGTCCGGTGCCTTTATTCCGGGCATTCGTCCAGGTGAGCAGTCTGCGCGCTACATTGATGGCGTTCTGACTCGCTTGACCCTGTTCGGTGCTCTTTACATGACGGCCGTGTGCTTGCTTCCCCAGTTCCTGGTGGTTGCAGCCAACGTACCGTTCTACCTTGGCGGGACCTCGTTGCTGATCGTGGTCGTGGTTGTGATGGACTTCATGTCCCAAGTACAATCGCACCTCGTTTCGCACCAGTACGAATCCCTGATGAAGAAAGCCAACCTGAAGGGTTACGGCAGCGGCATGTTGCGCTGA
- the rplO gene encoding 50S ribosomal protein L15, with translation MKLNDLSPAPGSRREKHRPGRGIGSGLGKTGGRGHKGQTSRSGGTIAPGFEGGQQPLHRRLPKFGFVSLKAMDRAEVRLSELAKVEGDIVTVQSLKDANVINVNVQRVKIMLSGEVTRAVTIGKGIGATKGARAAIEAAGGKFEE, from the coding sequence ATGAAACTCAATGATCTGAGTCCAGCGCCGGGTTCCCGTCGCGAAAAGCATCGTCCGGGCCGTGGTATCGGTAGTGGTTTGGGCAAGACCGGTGGCCGTGGCCACAAAGGTCAGACCTCCCGCTCCGGTGGCACCATCGCTCCAGGCTTTGAAGGCGGTCAACAGCCGCTGCATCGTCGCCTGCCTAAGTTCGGTTTCGTTTCCCTGAAGGCCATGGACCGCGCAGAAGTGCGTCTGTCCGAGCTGGCTAAAGTGGAAGGCGACATCGTTACTGTGCAGTCCCTGAAAGATGCCAACGTGATCAACGTCAACGTACAGCGTGTGAAAATCATGCTGTCCGGTGAAGTGACTCGCGCTGTCACTATCGGCAAGGGAATCGGCGCCACCAAAGGTGCGCGTGCGGCTATCGAAGCAGCTGGCGGCAAGTTCGAGGAATAA
- the rplF gene encoding 50S ribosomal protein L6: MSRVAKNPVKLPAGVEVKFAGQQLSVKGAKGTLELNIHSSVEIVEEAGELRFAARNGDQQTRAMAGTTRALVNNMVQGVSQGFERKLQLVGVGYKAQAKGTVLNLALGFSHPVDYELPEGITAETPSQTDILIKGIDKQLVGQVAAEIRDFRPPEPYKGKGVRYADEVVRRKEAKKK; encoded by the coding sequence ATGTCTCGCGTCGCTAAGAACCCCGTTAAGCTGCCAGCCGGTGTCGAAGTCAAATTCGCAGGCCAACAGCTTTCGGTGAAGGGTGCCAAGGGTACTCTTGAACTGAACATCCATTCGTCCGTTGAGATCGTTGAAGAAGCTGGTGAGCTGCGTTTCGCTGCTCGCAATGGCGATCAACAAACTCGCGCAATGGCCGGTACCACGCGTGCGTTGGTAAACAACATGGTCCAGGGCGTAAGCCAAGGCTTCGAGCGCAAGCTCCAGCTGGTCGGTGTTGGTTACAAAGCGCAAGCAAAAGGCACGGTTCTGAACCTTGCCCTTGGCTTCTCGCACCCAGTGGATTACGAACTGCCGGAAGGCATCACCGCTGAGACTCCTAGCCAGACCGATATCCTGATCAAGGGCATCGACAAGCAGCTGGTAGGTCAAGTGGCCGCTGAGATCCGCGACTTCCGTCCACCAGAGCCGTACAAAGGCAAAGGTGTGCGCTACGCGGACGAAGTCGTCCGTCGTAAAGAAGCCAAGAAGAAGTAG
- the rplN gene encoding 50S ribosomal protein L14 encodes MIQTQSMLDVADNSGARRVMCIKVLGGSHRRYAGIGDIIKVTVKEAIPRGKVKKGQVMTAVVVRTRHGVRRADGSIIRFDGNAAVLLNNKQEPIGTRIFGPVTRELRTEKFMKIVSLAPEVL; translated from the coding sequence ATGATTCAGACTCAATCCATGCTCGATGTGGCCGATAACAGCGGCGCTCGCCGCGTTATGTGCATCAAGGTGCTGGGTGGCTCCCATCGTCGTTACGCTGGTATCGGTGACATCATCAAAGTTACCGTGAAGGAAGCAATTCCTCGCGGTAAAGTGAAAAAAGGCCAAGTGATGACTGCTGTTGTAGTCCGCACTCGTCACGGCGTACGTCGTGCTGATGGCTCCATTATCCGCTTTGATGGCAACGCTGCTGTTCTTCTGAACAACAAGCAAGAGCCGATCGGCACCCGTATCTTTGGGCCAGTGACCCGTGAACTTCGTACCGAGAAGTTCATGAAGATCGTCTCGCTCGCCCCAGAAGTGCTGTAA